From the Cryptomeria japonica chromosome 2, Sugi_1.0, whole genome shotgun sequence genome, one window contains:
- the LOC131028212 gene encoding protein PHLOEM PROTEIN 2-LIKE A10 — translation MNQMLKKRRNLFLRLNERRILLLGIAAIAGTGYGVYRLYKSPSVARKKYQLVRFLTSVVTITEAASSSAGTLMMVSEDLKAFLQSDVDEIPNSLKQLLKIAQSPEFKQAITGVSSAMTAGIFQGSQQNNQDDQNAGVAEQIMDKLFEPAGTGFASVVVGSFARNLILAFLDRSANSSVRENAELNPNSRAGDSNTGPDSGFLDVICSNKCRALIGECVQRFVSTAVNVYLDKTMHINTYEDICTAVTNPSHRDQLKGFFTSVCNGAVETLVRTSHEVLTNQKLPAQAQLPAVSSSGRVAIGSSEEGNIKADQIIEQTEKVFGPLIRRSLSGSQVIQLSAVDRQPIHVETNRLDSGFANDNWIDKISYTLAIPSNRRLFLDVSGRMTFEVVRSFFDFTLCKFSEFFTRTLPNASHEAVDKTLNVMRYVGAKSIVIVTLCLAICLHILTGVRFLQVEQ, via the coding sequence ATGAATCAAATGTTAAAAAAGCGGAGAAATCTGTTTCTGCGCTTAAACGAACGAAGAATTCTTTTATTGGGAATAGCAGCAATAGCAGGCACAGGATATGGCGTCTACAGACTATACAAATCTCCTTCAGTTGCCAGAAAAAAATACCAATTGGTCCGTTTTCTGACGTCTGTGGTGACGATTACGGAAGCCGCCTCCTCTTCTGCAGGAACCCTAATGATGGTATCCGAGGATCTGAAGGCATTTTTGCAATCAGATGTAGACGAAATTCCCAACAGTTTAAAGCAACTGCTGAAGATTGCTCAGAGTCCTGAATTTAAGCAAGCTATAACGGGGGTTTCGAGCGCCATGACTGCCGGAATATTCCAGGGTTCTCAACAAAATAACCAGGATGATCAGAATGCTGGAGTTGCGGAGCAAATTATGGACAAGCTATTCGAACCTGCAGGTACTGGCTTTGCTTCCGTTGTTGTTGGAAGTTTTGCTCGGAATTTGATTTTGGCATTTCTAGATCGTTCTGCCAATAGTTCTGTAAGGGAAAATGCTGAATTAAACCCCAATTCGAGAGCTGGAGATTCGAATACAGGGCCTGATTCGGGGTTTCTTGACGTAATTTGCAGCAACAAGTGTAGGGCTTTGATTGGGGAGTGTGTTCAGCGTTTTGTGAGTACGGCTGTGAATGTGTATTTGGATAAAACTATGCATATAAATACTTATGAAGACATTTGTACCGCGGTGACTAATCCTTCCCATCGGGACCAATTAAAGGGTTTTTTTACGTCTGTCTGTAATGGAGCTGTTGAAACCCTTGTTAGGACTTCGCATGAAGTTTTGACCAATCAGAAGTTACCAGCGCAGGCACAGTTGCCTGCAGTTTCTTCCTCTGGAAGAGTTGCAATTGGATCTTCGGAGGAAGGGAATATTAAGGCAGATCAAATAATTGAACAGACTGAGAAAGTCTTTGGGCCCTTGATTCGGCGCAGTTTATCTGGGTCTCAAGTCATCCAGCTGAGTGCGGTCGACCGACAACCTATTCATGTGGAAACCAATAGATTAGATTCTGGATTTGCAAATGataattggattgataagatttcATATACCCTAGCCATCCCCAGCAATAGGAGACTTTTCCTTGATGTGAGTGGCCGAATGACGTTTGAGGTTGTGCGATCTTTCTTTGATTTTACGCTCTGTAAGTTTTCTGAATTCTTTACAAGAACTCTACCTAATGCCAGCCATGAAGCTGTGGATAAAACATTGAATGTGATGAGGTATGTTGGCGCCAAATCAATTGTTATAGTTACTCTATGTCTTGCAATCTGTTTGCATATTCTAACCGGTGTAAGATTCTTGCAAGTTGAACAATAG